Within the Setaria viridis chromosome 3, Setaria_viridis_v4.0, whole genome shotgun sequence genome, the region aaaatacgaaaggaaaacaaaaaaaacaaaaaaatagggGTTGTTCCATTGGTTCCTCTCTTATTTTCGCTGGTGTTttgtgacttcctttgtgtccaggctcacGCCTCTAGCACGGTCTAGATTAGGACACTGCTGTTGAACGATTActcagcttgcttttgtgactaacgtggtgctagtatttTCCCATGTTTTAGACCACttatagctccacatattcgactacaacTTGACAGATTTTTGTTGCTGCGGTACCGATGCACTTCGCTCCacagttgcagacttgttggttgccgtcacctcctgtttggcttggtaagaacttgtaaaggcttgttttaaacaaattgagtttgagagaattaccactgacacatcctagtagttgataggaggatacatattatttttatgtttcttattttctactaatcatggcaggtgatatgGAAATTTTTGAGCTATCGAAACTAGACCTCATATTTAGGATGTGATTCAACACTTGCcattatatgatggtaagtttgatcctaaaacTTACacaatgaatttgatgagcaagACCtatccgagaaacaaaagatttatattgcctatAATGTTTTGACTGAATATGCTTTGCCAGAAACatatttgtaggcacaacaaagtttcagaatcttgggaagacttcaaatttctttttagagatacATTCATTCCTgcatattatgctgattatttgtttgcaaaattagacaacttgaagcaaggtagtaggactatGAAATAATATCATCATGTCTTTAAGATTTGTGCCATGTTTGGTGGTTTAGACGAGTGCAAGAAAGATAtaatgagtaggttcatgagggAGCTTGCTGATTTCTAAAACTTATAACCACCTCACTATCTTATTTTTGCTCGCTCGTAAAGCTGAAAATCAGATTTTATTATCTAGGAATACTTGCAAAAACAATGTGACCCATGGTAATCCTTTTTCCTCCACTACACATCCTAATCAAGAGCACAAAATAGTGGAATTTGATGCTGATTTGCCTATGTTGCAACGTGATTTGCTTGCTATACCTTGTGACAACGAAGAGTTGAGTGATACGTCTTCTCATATTTCATCACCACAACTACAGATAGAGCACtctcttgttcttcttgttgtCTATTACATTTTGCAGAAGGATGCAAACAATTCCATTGAGTGCATTGAGCAATTTGAGCAACTACACCTGCTGCTAAACTGCAAAAAGAATGATTGTGCAGCACCTACCACGTCGGAGGAGAGTGAGCAAAACAGCACATTCGATGCTGAAAACACTCCTTGTGAGTATGCTTATAATACTCTGCAATTGCTTACTACTGATGGTAGCCTTGCACGGGTTTTAGTGCAACTTCCTGCTGAGTATGCCTTGCCACGAACAGAACAGTTTTCTTATAATGAtaaggagttgtttgaaaataTTTCTTGTATACCACAAACACAACTCAAGCATGAACATGTTAAATCTGTTTTGAATGATGTACATGTCGTTTCTACACATGTTCATTGCCTTGCTAGCAAGAAGAAAGAGCTGAAACTCCTGTCCTATTTTAACACAttaggttatattgaatttgaaattctttGTAATCTAAATtttctaaaagagaaacttaaattcaATTCtagtttgccaagttttaatcactGTTCGCTTcgtgcaattggcaaatatgatagtaaaggagaatatttggtgcgtaaagtttatatttgctctaatctgaaatatccttttggacTACAATACCATAATCAAATAGgaggctgcactaacactaataatttCTTAcaaagttttcctagtttttaccTTATGCAATAGGGTAAGCCCGAAGAAGGAGAGCATtgctggttgtggccatgcaacATAGCTGTCGGTATGtgttccaacatcaaagcaagcacctttGAATGCTATTGGAGCAGGTTGAGGATGACTTGCAACCAAGATGGgaagaatgatgaggacatcacctgctcagaTATAACCACATTGGTTACTTTTCATTCAAAGGTGAAACAGTTCtttgtcatgattgtatttgatacatttgatgaattgatgctgcaccatgacgtgtgttcattgtcattttcagaaatacatacgttgatcaaaaagagtgttaaacacacatggaaggcatgaaGGACCAAAAAAGTTGATTGGGCTAAGTataagtattcccaacgtcctccaccaggccaccacatcATTTTTAGCCTAAGGAAAGAAACAtatcaaatccaacatgtttcgGGACTGGATTCGGACTGTAGCACTGTGCCAACTTGTAACGGCCGCCACGACTTCAtctggactctattttggacgttcaagtacttcatggaatccttatgaagtttattttcatatggattcggactcatgtccatatctgttctgaggtcgtcgcaatgatcaaattactaccgagaagtttttctgtccaaggtgctgcgtcgccttattttgacGCAATGGGCCgtgttgggtccattagggatgcATCCTAGGGTTGTAGGACGACCCCCACCATGTCCTGGTCGTCCACTACCCTCTCATATACCGCCCTAGCCGCCTAAACAGATTGGGttcattgctacttccttgtagacgtgtgTGTTGACTAGATCATCTGtgctactcgattcagaaccccaactttgtgatttcagattgatttttatctccatatttgcaattgagttgcttgttctacttgctCTTACTTGTTCCtcaattgcttgcaggaattactctaatggtttggttgatcgtgctccacaagatcgcgatgaccattggaggtggtgtatcggttgctaaggcacaacatccttggatggttgtagtcaggtcgtgaacgtcatctccatccccaaatcaagttatcccccttctctcattgaaagatcggAATTCAACCCCACGGGTTCACATCATTTTAGCATTAAAGAAAATATATGTATAGCATGCTTGCTTAAATCAGGGGGCCATGgcttgtttggtagagctccatctgattctgatttttTTATAGAAGTGaatcagattttttttatagaaaTGATTCTGTAGCTGAAAgagattctctttgattctctagcttaaactcttaaaatcatgATGAAGAATCACTCCACGGAaccaggagaagctacttttttcagctcctaGCCTCTTAATTCATTTTAAAGAATCGCGAATCAGCAGAGAATTACTTCTCTCTAAAAAATTATTTGGCAGAGCTCAAGttcagctcccagcctcttaattcatttcattttagagaatcacagaatcagcagagaatcacttctctctgaaaaattGTTTAGCAGAGCTCAAGGACAGAGCCTTAATTTCTACCCAGCTCCTATCTATGAGTCTACAAATCAGCAATATATAGACACAAGCATCTAAAACTGGCTGAAGAGTAATCTTTGATGAAGATTTACTGTGCATTACAGTTGAACCTGACGAAAAACAGAACTACAACATAAACTGACTCAATATTTTTGTTCCAACAAATATCAATGCACGTACTCTTCAATGGCACATTACTATACATGGCACCGAAAAAAAAAGGTAGCGGCTCTTCTAAATAATCAAACCTTAGAACATTCTGTTACCAGTCTGATTAGGGGCAGTTCTCTTGACCCGGCTCTTCATTCTCTCTGCCCACTGATGGAACACATTAGACACATCAACTTTCCCTGCAAATTCTACTTTCTGAGCCAACTCGTACAATATGTCTGGTTTCCCAGCCTTGGCGAAATCTGCAGCAAACTTATTATAGTCTATCTGCGGAGCCTTCATCCCTTTGTTGATCATCTCCTCGATATATTTACAGGCCTCCTCTGGTCTGCCATGCCGGATATGCCCATTAATGAACACCGTGTAAGAGTTCACATCAGGACATATACCCTTCCGGTGCATCTCCTCCCACACCGCACAACCCATTGCGAAGTTCCTACCACCAAGGAAATATGACTTCATCATCATGTTGTAAGTATGGATCGTGGGCTCAAGTCCCTTCTTGATCATCTTCTTGTATATCCTTGCAGCATCGTCTGGCATATGCCTATTTGTTAGCAACTTAATCAGTGCATTGTAAGTCTGGGCATCAGGCGGGCACCCCTTCTGTGTCATCTCCTCCAACACAGCAGTCACTCTGTCCATACGCTTTGCATTCCCATATCCAACAAGCAAGCATGTGTAGGTAGCAACATCTGGTTGACATCTGGCCTCCTGCATCTCCTCAAAGCACCGCATCGCCATGTCCATCTTCCCCCGTTTGCAATGGTCGCGGATCAACATTGTATAAGTCCGTGCATTTGGTGGAGGCCCCTTCGCCTTCATCAGCTCAAACATCTTCACGGCCTCAGGTCGCCTCTGCCCACGCAGCAGCCCCTCAATCATCGTATTGTGCACGACGACATCTGGCTTCATCCCTTTCTCCAGCATCTCATTCCAAACCCGCCCAGCCTCAACTAGATTCTTCGCATTGCACCATGCCAGCATGAGAGCAGTATAAGAGCACAGATCCGGAGTGTACCTGTCATGCATTTTGTCAAACACCTGCCTTGCCTCCCTGCCCAATCCCTCCTGGGCCAAAGCAACGAGCAAGCAATTGAATGACTCCACCCCATCATCAAAACCGTTCTTCCTCATCAACTCGAACACCCCGACTGCATTCTTGATCTCGCCAGCCGCAGCGAAGGACTTAATGGCGATCTTGAAGGCGTCCATGGACAAGGCCCCTGCCTTCCCCATTTCCTGGACCAGCGCAACCATCGACTCAAACTGCCTCGCCTTGCCCAGAATGTGGACCATCTTGCagtaggtggtggtggtgtgaaCAAAGCAGCCGGACGCGGCCGCCCATCGGAAGAAGCGGTGGGACGGCCTGTGCGCGTGCTTGAAGCGATCGAGCACCGCGAGCACAAGTGCCTCagagagcggcggcgcgagcgcggACAGAGCCGCCTCCAGGTtcgcgtcggcgccggcggcgatgacgTCTGCGATGGCCGCGCACACGCGGCCCACGTGCTCCGGGTGGcccgacgctgccgccgcctcctgctccgacgaaccgccctcgtcgtcgtcgtcgtcggaggcaACCGAGGTGGAGAGGCACCTTACGGCGGGGAAGCCAGAGAGCGCATCGGCAGCCCAGCATGCCGGAGGCGCAAGGAGAGGGGAGCCCGGGAGGGAGCGAGATCTCGCCGACAGCTGCGGGATCGCGCAGCTAGGAAGCGGGACCGCGCCAGTGCCGCGGTAGCGGCTGCCACCGGAGGAGCCGGAGGTCAGATGTGGTGGGGGCACCGGTGGGGGGAGATGAGGTGCGCGAGAGGGGTGTGGCAGTAGAGGCGGAAGTGGACAGTGAGGGCGATGGAGACGAtgatgaggacgaggaggaagagtgCCAGGCACGGGCACAGCATCACCGTCGCCGCGGAGGGCTCCCGCGGCGGCGAGTAGAGCGGCGGCGACTTGCTGGTCTccatggagggcggcggcggcggcggcggcggcggttggtaTGGGCTTAACGGCCATGGGGAATGACCGTCGGCTGCGCCGGTGGGGAATTTTGCCATAGTCTGCTTGGTGGGTAGAACCTTAATTGGGCTTCAACGATTTGGCCCATTCACCACATAATGGGTTTGACAAAAGTCCAGTCGCTGGTGTGGGCTTAATGGCCATAATAAACGAAGGTAGAATGGCAGCTGCGCCGATGGCTTTTGACGATGTTGCAAATCGTCGTCATGCTTAAGGGAAAATAACTTGTGTTACAGTAGCAAATGACAGGTTCGGATGCAATGAACATCTATGCATGGCAAGCAAAGCTTCCTCTGAAGATTAAAGTATTTCTATGACAAGTATGCATTGGCAAAATTCAATCTGCAAAGCAACTTGCAAAACAAAATTGGCCGGGAGAGGTAACATGCAAACTATATATGTGGACAATTGGAGAGTACAGATCATATCATCTTTAAGTGTGCAATTGCACAGTTTATATGGTGCATTTGTAGAGATGTGTGCTGAGTGGCGATGGATTCCTGTAAGTGCAGATGATTTACAAGAGAGGGTGATGGAGGGATCAGAGCCAACAACCAAAATaagaattaatttttttaatttttctttttggatgTATAGCTTGGAGCCTCTGGCTCATTAGAAATGATTTCGTTTTCAATAACATAGTGGTAGCTTCACCTGATGTAGGTTTTTATCATGCTATTTCATAAAATGGAAGATCTTGAGCAAGGAGGAGCAACCCTGGATGGAAGTGGAGATACAGCGGCTGAAACATCGACTATCATCATTGCAAATCATTGCAATCTGAAGAATGATTATTCACCTGAAGGAGGGATGCCAAGAGGAAATTAAGTTGCTTTGCTTCTTG harbors:
- the LOC117850560 gene encoding pentatricopeptide repeat-containing protein At3g62470, mitochondrial; its protein translation is MAVKPIPTAAAAAAAALHGDQQVAAALLAAAGALRGDGDAVPVPGTLPPRPHHRLHRPHCPLPPLLPHPSRAPHLPPPVPPPHLTSGSSGGSRYRGTGAVPLPSCAIPQLSARSRSLPGSPLLAPPACWAADALSGFPAVRCLSTSVASDDDDDEGGSSEQEAAAASGHPEHVGRVCAAIADVIAAGADANLEAALSALAPPLSEALVLAVLDRFKHAHRPSHRFFRWAAASGCFVHTTTTYCKMVHILGKARQFESMVALVQEMGKAGALSMDAFKIAIKSFAAAGEIKNAVGVFELMRKNGFDDGVESFNCLLVALAQEGLGREARQVFDKMHDRYTPDLCSYTALMLAWCNAKNLVEAGRVWNEMLEKGMKPDVVVHNTMIEGLLRGQRRPEAVKMFELMKAKGPPPNARTYTMLIRDHCKRGKMDMAMRCFEEMQEARCQPDVATYTCLLVGYGNAKRMDRVTAVLEEMTQKGCPPDAQTYNALIKLLTNRHMPDDAARIYKKMIKKGLEPTIHTYNMMMKSYFLGGRNFAMGCAVWEEMHRKGICPDVNSYTVFINGHIRHGRPEEACKYIEEMINKGMKAPQIDYNKFAADFAKAGKPDILYELAQKVEFAGKVDVSNVFHQWAERMKSRVKRTAPNQTGNRMF